In the Candidatus Delongbacteria bacterium genome, CTGCAAGGCCAGCATCCTCCGCTGGCAAAACGCCTGCTGCAAGGCCAGCAACCTCCGCTGGCAGGACGCCTGCTGCAAGGCCAGCACCCTCCGCTGGCAAGACGCCTGCTGCAAGGCCAGCAACCGCCGCTGGCAGGACGCCTGCTGCAAGGCCAGCACCCTCCGCTGGCAAGACGCCTGCTGCAAGGCCAGCAACCGCCGCTGGCGTCATGCCTGCTGCAAGGCCAGCAACCTCCGCTGGCAGGACGCCTGCTGCAAGGCCAGCAACCTCCGCTGGCAGGACGCCTGCTGCAAGGCCAGCATCCTCCGCTGGCATCACGCCTGCTGCAAGGCCAGCATCCTCCGCTGGCACAACGCCTGCTGCAAGGCCAGCAACCTCATATCATCTGGGCCCAAGGAATTGGTATCGCCGGGAGGGATGAACGATATTCCGCAATCTCATTTCCCGTTCTGGATCATCGGTCCAGAATTGTCCATCAGCTGGCACCTTCTTGCCAGCAATCCAGACGGACGCTCACCCCGGAAGTCAACAGCAACCCGCCATCCCGGAGGTACCCATGGATTTCGCGACCCTGCTCAATGTTCTGTTCATGGGAGCGCTCAGCCTGATAATCTGGCGCAGCTATCTGGGACGGACCTATGCCGCGAGCCAGATCTACCACACCTTCTGGCCGCGCTTTCTGGCCAGTTTTCCTGACAGCGCTGTGATCGGCCTGATCAACACGGTTGTGGGCATCCTCCTGGCGCTGCCTGTGACCCAGTTTGTGAATGTGGATGAACAACCCGTCCTGCTCGGGACAGTGGCTGTCCTGGCGATCTGTATCCAGATCATCATTCCATTCCTCTACACGATCATGATGCATGCTCGTTCAGGGCAGACCGTCGGCAAGATGTTGACCGGAGTACGGGTCGTGGACGCCATGACAGGAAACCCCATCACCACGAAACAGGCCTGGTTGCGCGATGGCCTGCCTCTCGTGCTCTGGGGACTGGCAATGGTCTACTTCACGGTGAACCTGGCGCTTGAATCCAGCGACCTGCAGGCCTTGAAGACGGGAAACATGCTGGACGGACTGATGGTCTTTCTGTCGCTGTCGATGATCTGGTGGATTCTGGAAATCCTCACGATGTTCAGCAACCCCAAACGACGTGCTCTGCACGACTACATCGCCGGTACGGTTGTGATCCGGATGCACATTCGCGATGACTCCTCAGAACAGTGATGTCCGGAACGGCCACCAAGTCCGACACGGCTCCGGACCAAAGAGAACGGGGTCATCCAGTGGATGGCCCCGTGAGTTTGCAAGCGGTCATGCGTTGGCTCAGTCGAGGCGATGTACCACCAGGCCGCTGCGCAGTTTCGGTTCGAACCAGGTGGACTTGGGAGGCATCACACGTCCGCTGTCGGCCACGGCCATCAGGTCGTCGAGACTGGTGGGATGCATCGCGATGGCCATCACGAATTGGCCCTCGTCCACCCGACGTTCCAGCTCGCGCAGACCACGGATGCCGCCCACGAAGTCGATGCGCTCATCCGTGCGCGGGTCGGCGATGCCCAGCATGCCGGTCAGCACGTGCTCCTGGAGGATGGCCACATCCAGACGGGCCACCGCGTCGTCCACCTCGCTCCACTCCGCAGGGGCTTCCACCTTGTACCAGATGCCATCCAGATACAGGCCGAACTGCCCCTTGCCGCGAGGACGCCATGGCTCGCCGCGGTCCGACATGCGCTCGATCCTGAACTTGGTCGCGAGCTCAGCCAGAAACTGTTCTTCGGTACGATTGTTCAGATCCTTCACGACGCGATTGTAGTCGATGATGTTCAACTGGTCGCTCGGGAAGCACACCGCCATGAAGAAATTGTATTCCTCCTGGCCGGTGTGGGACGGATTCTCGGCACGGCGCTTGGCCCCCACCTTGGCCGCACTGGCACTGCGGTGGTGTCCGTCGGCCACATAGAGCGCACGCACCTTCTGGAAATGGGCGGTGATCTCCTTCTGCACCTTGGGATCATCGACCACCCAGAACTCGTGCTGCACCCCGTCCACTTCGAACCAATACAGACACTTGTGGGCATCGCACCAGTCCTCGACCAGCCTGTCGATCTTCTCGTTGGGGCGGTAAGTCAGAAAAACGGGGCCCGTGTTGGCATTGGTCTCGTCCACATGGCGAATCCGGTCGCGCTCCTTGGTCTCGCGCGTGTGCTCGTGTTTCTTGATGGTGTTGTTCTCGTATTCCTCCACCGAGACGCAGCCCACCACACCGGTCTGGATGTTGCCGTTCATTTCCTGGCGATACAGGTAGAAGCAGGGCCGGTCATCCTGCACCAGGCGCCCCAGTTCGATCATCCGGTCCAGATTCCGGCGGGCCATGGCGTACACCGCATCGTCGTAAGGATTGGTGTCCTCGGGCAGATCGATCTCCGACTTGACCACGTGCAGAAAGCTGTACTCGTTGCCCTCCGCTTCCTGCCTGGCCTCCTTGGAATCCAGCACATCGTAGGGCTTGCTTGCAATGCGCGCGGCCAGATCGGCCCGGGGACGAAAACCGGCGAACGGAACGAAGGTGGCCATGGACAATCTCCTTTGGATCACGGCAACGATGTGCGGACCTGTGGGCCGGCACGGAACACGCTATGGTCGGAATGGAATCGGGCCCGGAACGGTGGCGCCGGGCCCGCGGAAACACTGCGGAATCACAGTCCCAGGACTTCGGCGATGATCTCCACCACCTCGCCCCCGATCCGGTCCTGGGCTTCGCTGGTCTGGGCGCCGATGTGGGGTGTCACACTCACACGGGGATGCGCCGCCAGCGCCTGGTTGAATCCGGGTTCGCTGGCGAAGACATCGATGCCCGCGCCCCCCAGCTTGCCGACTTCGAGCGCGGCCAGCAGGGCGGCTTCGTCCACGGTTCCACCACGGCTGCAGTTGACAAGGATCGCGTCGGGCTTCATGGTCGCAAGTTCGGCGGCCCCGATCAGCGGAGGTGCGCCCTTGCTGTGAGGCACGTTCAGGCTGATGTAATCGCTCTGCGGCAGCAGCTCCTTCAAGCTGCAGCGAGTGGCACCTTCCAGCGGCGCGATATCCGCATAACTGTCGCAGTAAACCACGGACATTCCCAAGGCGAGCGCGCGCTTGGCGGTCTCGCGGCCGATGCGGCCGAAACCGATCACACCCAGGGTGGCCCCATTCAGCTCGCGACCCTCGTAGCGCTTCTTGTTCCATTGGCCCTGGCGCATGGTCACATTGGCATCGGGCAACCAGCGGCTCACGGCGAACATGTGCGCGATGACCAGTTCGGCCACGCTGGCACTGCTGGCGCCGGGTGTGTTGCGCACCGCGATGCCCTTTTCCGCCGCATAGGCGTGATTGATGTTGTCAATGCCCACACCACCCCGGATGAAGAGCCGGCAGTGCCCGGCAGCGGCGGCGTCCACCTCGGGATCACGCAACTGGGTGGCGCTGCGCACCACGACCGCATCCACGAGTTTCAGTTGCGCCAGCAGATCATCACCGGTGTAGTGAGTCGTATCCACGGTCACGCCCAGGCGTTCGAGAGCCTCGATGGCGGATGCGGAAAGCCCGTCGTTCAGCAGAACACGCGGCATGATAGTCTCCTTGCGGCAGATGCCGCTACTTGAGGTCCAGAATGTCTTCCATCGCGACAAAGAGCTCGTCGAGCCCGGCAGCCGTGCACTCGGCCATGTGAGCGATGCGGAAGGTCTTGTCCTTCAGCTCGCCGTAGCCGTTGGCGATCTGGAAGCCGCGCTGGCCCAGGGCACCATTGAGTTCGCTGACATTGAAACCGCGCGTGTTGTGGATCACGGTCACGGTGCGCGAGGCGAAGGCATCGTCCACCAGCAGCTCGAAATGCTTGCGGCCCCAGGCCCGCACCTTCTCCATGTTGGCCTTGTGACGA is a window encoding:
- a CDS encoding DUF1015 domain-containing protein, with the protein product MATFVPFAGFRPRADLAARIASKPYDVLDSKEARQEAEGNEYSFLHVVKSEIDLPEDTNPYDDAVYAMARRNLDRMIELGRLVQDDRPCFYLYRQEMNGNIQTGVVGCVSVEEYENNTIKKHEHTRETKERDRIRHVDETNANTGPVFLTYRPNEKIDRLVEDWCDAHKCLYWFEVDGVQHEFWVVDDPKVQKEITAHFQKVRALYVADGHHRSASAAKVGAKRRAENPSHTGQEEYNFFMAVCFPSDQLNIIDYNRVVKDLNNRTEEQFLAELATKFRIERMSDRGEPWRPRGKGQFGLYLDGIWYKVEAPAEWSEVDDAVARLDVAILQEHVLTGMLGIADPRTDERIDFVGGIRGLRELERRVDEGQFVMAIAMHPTSLDDLMAVADSGRVMPPKSTWFEPKLRSGLVVHRLD
- a CDS encoding D-2-hydroxyacid dehydrogenase, with translation MPRVLLNDGLSASAIEALERLGVTVDTTHYTGDDLLAQLKLVDAVVVRSATQLRDPEVDAAAAGHCRLFIRGGVGIDNINHAYAAEKGIAVRNTPGASSASVAELVIAHMFAVSRWLPDANVTMRQGQWNKKRYEGRELNGATLGVIGFGRIGRETAKRALALGMSVVYCDSYADIAPLEGATRCSLKELLPQSDYISLNVPHSKGAPPLIGAAELATMKPDAILVNCSRGGTVDEAALLAALEVGKLGGAGIDVFASEPGFNQALAAHPRVSVTPHIGAQTSEAQDRIGGEVVEIIAEVLGL
- a CDS encoding RDD family protein, coding for MDFATLLNVLFMGALSLIIWRSYLGRTYAASQIYHTFWPRFLASFPDSAVIGLINTVVGILLALPVTQFVNVDEQPVLLGTVAVLAICIQIIIPFLYTIMMHARSGQTVGKMLTGVRVVDAMTGNPITTKQAWLRDGLPLVLWGLAMVYFTVNLALESSDLQALKTGNMLDGLMVFLSLSMIWWILEILTMFSNPKRRALHDYIAGTVVIRMHIRDDSSEQ